From Coffea arabica cultivar ET-39 chromosome 2e, Coffea Arabica ET-39 HiFi, whole genome shotgun sequence, the proteins below share one genomic window:
- the LOC140036892 gene encoding uncharacterized protein, with protein sequence MSSARDELSQFDISNEEKDKLVGEVIRCILFKTTQNNGCPIKREELTQIVTKKSYRQKNLPAFVINEAKSKLSSIFGYELRELQRSRPSSATQKTRVGSSQQSGADAKSYVIISQLPADVYKKYVENDETSHVTGFTFVVLGIIHLAGGKITEDNLWHHLRRLGLGENEDKLALEALVQQRYLQKDKVSGPEGYTLFYEFAERALDEAVNRRIKEYVMEIVQKDASPRDAD encoded by the exons ATGTCGTCCGCCAGAGACGAACTCTCCCAATTCGACATCTCTAACGAG gaAAAAGATAAGCTGGTTGGCGAAGTAATTCGATGCATTCTATTCAAAACGACACAAAATAATGGGTGTCCAATAAAGAGGGAAGAGCTGACCCAAATTGTTACCAAAAAAAGTTACAGGCAGAAGAATTTACCTGCTTTTGTGATTAATGAAGCTAAATCTAAGCTTTCTAGCATTTTCGGGTACGAGCTGCGCGAGCTTCAACGGTCGCGCCCTTCTTCTGCCACCCAAAAGACCCGTGTCGGTTCTTCACAGCAAT CTGGGGCTGATGCGAAATCGTATGTAATTATAAGCCAGCTACCAGCAGATGTTTACAAGAAGTACGTGGAGAATGACGAGACATCCCATGTAACTGGTTTTACTTTTGTTGTCCTCGGTATTATCCACCTTGCTGGAGGCAAGATCACAGAAG ATAATCTTTGGCATCATTTGAGACGATTGGGATTGGGTGAGAATGAAGATAAACTGGCATTGGAAGCACTTGTCCAGCAGAG ATATTTACAGAAAGACAAAGTTAGTGGCCCTGAAGGTTATACTTTGTTCTATGAGTTTGCAGAGAGAGCTTTAGATGAAGCAGTCAATCGTAGAATAAAGGAATATGTAATGGAG ATTGTGCAAAAAGATGCCTCCCCAAGGGATGCTGATTAG